The DNA window AGAGCTTACGAGACGAAGAGCGGAACAGCAGTTTTTAGATTAAAAGAACATATTGAGCGCTTATTCAATTCAGCAAAAATACTAAAAATTAATATTCCTTATAGTAGAGAAGAAATAAGAGAAGCAATTAAAAATACTATAAAGATCAATAAACTTAAGAGTGGTTATATCCGTCCTTTAATTTATCGTGGTTTTGAATCTTTGGGATTAGATCCCTTTGCATGTCCTGTTAATTGTACCGTTGCTGTTTGGGAATGGGGTGCTTATTTAGGTGAGGAAGCATTAGCTAAGGGAATTAGAACTAAGATTTCTAGTTATGCTCGAAACCATATCAATTCTACCTCTCAAAAAGCAAAAATTTGTGGGAATTACGTGAATTCTGTATTTGCTAAAATGGAAGCAATTGAAGCAGGGGTAGATGAAGCCATTTTATTAGATACTAGAGGATATGTTACTGAGGGATCAGGCGAGAATATATTTTGGATTAGAAATGGAGTAATCTATACTACACCTACTGCTAATGTGTTGGAGGGAATTACTCGAGATTCTATCATAAAAATT is part of the Candidatus Atribacteria bacterium genome and encodes:
- a CDS encoding branched-chain amino acid transaminase, translated to MKAEKIWMDGKMVDWNEARVHVCTHALHYGSGVFEGIRAYETKSGTAVFRLKEHIERLFNSAKILKINIPYSREEIREAIKNTIKINKLKSGYIRPLIYRGFESLGLDPFACPVNCTVAVWEWGAYLGEEALAKGIRTKISSYARNHINSTSQKAKICGNYVNSVFAKMEAIEAGVDEAILLDTRGYVTEGSGENIFWIRNGVIYTTPTANVLEGITRDSIIKITKDMKYEFQEKYICRDELYISDEVFFCGTAAEVTPIREIDNYTIGEGKRGPITENIQRKFFSIAKGEEEKYLNWLDYV